The genomic stretch TCAGGCAGATCAGAAGAAAGATTTTAGGATCTCAAAAGACCAAGCAGATCACCCGTACCATGCAAATGGTTGCCGCCTCAAGGCTGAAAAAGTCTGAGGGGAAGATGCTTCAGGCAAAGCCTTATTCCACAAAACTGGAAGAGCTGCTCGGCAGGTTATCACAGACAGGGCAGTTTGCCCATCCTTTTTTTGAGGCAAGAGAGGTAAAAAACAGGGGGCTGGTGCTGATAACCTCTGACAGGGGGCTGTGCGGCTCATATAATACAAATATAATCCTGAAGGCTGAAGCGTTTTTAAAAGGGCATAACAGCGGCAGTTCAAAGCTGATACTCATCGGCAAAAAAGGATTTGATTATTTCAGAAAAAGAAATGTCGAGATATTGGATCAGATAACGGATATGGGTGGAAAGCTTGATTATAAGAGGGTTGAGGATATTACCAGCCGGCTCACAGGTTATTATCTTAATGGGGAGCTTGACGAGGTACATCTGTTATATACATCCTACCGATCGGTCCTTTCATATAAGCCGACAATGGTGAAGTTTCTGAATATTGAACCCCCAAAAGAGGCGGAGACAAAAGGGTCTTATGGGGATGAAGGTATAAAGTATATATTTGAGCCGGGGGTAAAAGATATTTTTGAAAAACTGCTCCCAAAATATATTTCCACTAAGATATATATGTCAATGGCAGAGTCTTTTACTTCAGAGAGTGCCTCAAGGATGATGGCGATGAAACTTGCTACTGATAATGCAACGGACATGATTGACCGGCTAACCCTCATGCGTAACAAGGCCCGTCAGGCAGCCATTACAAAGGAGATAACGGAAATAGTTACTTCAGCAGAAGCGTTGAAGTAGTGAATGGTAAATAGAGAATGGTAAATGGTGATGAGAAGCAGGTTGTTTCTATTCACTATTCACTATTCACTGATTAAAAGGAGGTATAGGAGAAATGAATTACGGAACGATTGTGCAGGTGATTGGGCCTACTGTAGATGTGCGTTTTAAGCAGGAAAGCCTTCCCCCGATTTTGAATGCAATCAGGATTGAGGATAAGGACAAGGGGATTAACCTCGTGGTTGAAGTGGCACAGCATTTGGGGAATGACATTGTACGTTGCGTGGCCATGTCTTCAACAGACGGTCTTATTAGAGGGATGAAGGCACTTGACCTTGGCGGCCCCATTTCTATGCCGGTTGGAGAGCAGACACTCGGCAGGATATTTAATCTGCTTGGCGAAACAATCGATCAGAAGGGGCCTGTTGCTAACCCTGAAAATCGCTGGCCAATACATAGAGAAAGCCCTACCTTTGAAGAACAGGTTCCTGTTACAACAATACTGGAAACAGGTATAAAGGTTGTTGACCTTCTTGCCCCTTATGCAAAAGGGGGTAAGATCGGTCTGTTCGGTGGAGCAGGGGTTGGAAAGACCGTTATCATCATGGAGCTTATCAGGAATATTGCCACAGAACATGGGGGATATTCAGTATTTTGCGGCGTGGGAGAAAGGACAAGAGAGGGAAATGACCTATACCTTGAGATGAGTGAGTCAGGTGTTTTAACCAAGACATCTCTGGTCTTCGGGCAGATGAATGAACCACCGGGAGCAAGACTCCGTATAGCATTATCAGGCCTGACAATTGCCGAGTATTTCCGTGATGAGATGAATCAGGACGTGTTATTGTTTATTGATAATATCTTCAGGTTTGTTCAGGCAGGTTCAGAGGTGTCAGCCCTCCTCGGAAGAATGCCCTCAGCAGTAGGTTATCAGCCAACCCTTGGAACAGAAATGGGTGAGCTGCAGGAGAGGATTACCTCAACTAATAAGGGCTCCATTACATCAGTTCAAGCTATATATGTTCCGGCAGATGATATTACTGACCCGGCACCGGCTACTACATTTACACATCTGGATGCCACAACAGTTCTGTCAAGGGCTATTTCTGAGATGGGTATTTATCCTGCTGTTGACCCGCTTGATTCTACATCCAGGATTATGGACCCAAAAATAATTGGTGAAGAACATTATACAGTAGCCCGTAATATACAGAAAATACTTCAGAGATACAAAGATCTGCAGGATATTATTGCAATACTTGGAATGGATGAACTATCAGAAGAAGATAAGCAGACCGTTAACCGTGCAAGAAAGATTCAGAAATATCTGTCACAGCCATTCTTCGTGGCTGAGGCATTTACAGGTACACCTGGTAAATATGTCAAATTAGTAGATACAATAAAGGGCTTCAAGATGATCATCGAGGGAAAAGTAGATGATATTCCTGAGCAGGCATTCTACATGGTAGGCCCGATTGAAGAGGTCTTGGAAAAGGCAGAGAAGTTAAAGGCAGGAGTATAAAAGACAGTGAACAGTTAGCAGTAAGCAGGTAGCAGGTAACAGATTAGAAGCAAGAAGTTAGAAGTTAGAAACAAGAAGGCAGAAAACAGAATCGGGTATATATGGCAAAGATTTTTAAATTGATTATTATTACACCTGAAAAGATTGCTTATGAAGCTGAGGTGACTTCTATTATTGCCCCTGGTGACCTTGGATACCTTGGTGTTCTTGCGGACCACGCCCCGCTTATTACAAGCCTGAAAACAGGGAAACTGGAGATTACAGATGCATCCGGTTCAAAAACCACAATGACACTCAACGGCGGTTTTTTGGAAGTGCTGAAAAATAACGTAACTATTCTTGCAGATTCGATAACATAAAATAGTAAACAGTAAGCGGTAAGCAGTAAACAGTTAAAAGAAGGAAGAAAATAAGGCCCCCTCACCCGGACCCTCTCCCGCCGGGGGAGAGGGTGCTAAGTTTATTCCCCCTCCCTTGACGGGAGGGGGTTAGGGGGAGGGTGAGCTAAGGGGGCACATGAAACTATTCAATTATAAAATTGCTGTAATAGTAATCCTCTTATTCTCTTCCCTTAACAGTTTTGCCGCATGTCCCCCACCAGTTAAAATAATATCTTCTCAACCATCTAACAATTCAAAGAACATAGATCCTGCATCTCCAATAATTCTTACATGGGACAAAACCACGTTTAAAATGTCAACAGGTGTTTTTGACTATAAAACCAATCTTGAATCAATAAATATTGCAGGCGGCCGCTATGGTCTTGGTACCCTTCTTACAACAGAATGGGGACTTGGGGGTAAAGTAGTATGGGAAGGCGACAAAGAGACCATTACACCGGAGGCAGCTATGGAACCAGGCACTCAATATAAAGTTTGGACGTACACATACACATCCGGCAGTGAAATTTGTCCCACAATTGGGGCAGAGATTGTATTTGTCACAGCCGGTACGCCGCCTGCTGATAATAATCCTGTAAGGAACTTTGACCTGACAACGATATACCATGGTAATGAAACAGGGGCTGGAAAAGTAGAAGGAGAGGTTGTAGAGATTAACAATGCCCTTCGCATTATTACAGTGAAAGAAGGTTACCTGAAAAAGATCAATATGATGCTGTATGAAGGCGTTATGGTCATGCGTAACAACAACTTTACCATGCCGTCGGGTCTGAAAGTCGGAGACAAAATAGTCGGTGAGTTTATGGGCGGCAGATTGTTTATGATTACGGCAACCGGCAGTGAATAGTGAACAGTGAACAGAAATAAAGACATAAGAGGCAAGATAAACCCCACCCTCACCCGGACCCTCTCCCTGAGGGAGAGGGCGCTATGATTTTTCTTTCCCTTAAAGGGAAGAGGTAGCAATAAATATTCTCTCTTCATCAAGGGGAGGGGTAAGCAATAAAGAGTCCCCTCCCCTTCAAGGGGAGGGTTAGGGTGGGGATGGGGTTATAGTTTTTTCATGCAAAAAATTCAGGGAATTAAAGGTGTTAAAGATGTCCTGCCGGATGAGGCAATAGTATGGCAGTATATACAGAATAAGGCACGCGATATATTCCATACCTTCGGTTATTCAGAGATTATCATACCTGTTTTAGAATCATCAGAATTGTTCCTGCGGAGTATCGGTGAGACTACGGATATTGTTGAAAAGGAGATGTATCTCTTTGACGACAGGGACGGGAAAAAGGTCGCCTTGCGGCCTGAAGGGACTGCATCAGTCGTACGTTCTTATATAGAACACAATATCTCTCAATCCACCCCATTTTCAAAACTCTACTATATCGGCCCCATGTTCAGGAGGGAGAGGCCGCAGGCCGGCCGCTACAGGCAGTTTTATCAGATCGGGGCAGAGGTATTCGGATTCAGCAGTGCGAGGATAGACGCAGAAATGCTCTATATGCTTGACCGGTTTTTCAAGTCCCTGAATATTAAAGGGGTGGAATTACAGGTAAACAGTATTGGATGCCCGCAGTGCAGGCCGGCATTCAGAGAAGCATTAAGGAAGTTCTTCTCAGATAAGCTGAGTCAATTATGCGAAAACTGT from Nitrospirota bacterium encodes the following:
- the atpG gene encoding ATP synthase F1 subunit gamma, with amino-acid sequence MLTIRQIRRKILGSQKTKQITRTMQMVAASRLKKSEGKMLQAKPYSTKLEELLGRLSQTGQFAHPFFEAREVKNRGLVLITSDRGLCGSYNTNIILKAEAFLKGHNSGSSKLILIGKKGFDYFRKRNVEILDQITDMGGKLDYKRVEDITSRLTGYYLNGELDEVHLLYTSYRSVLSYKPTMVKFLNIEPPKEAETKGSYGDEGIKYIFEPGVKDIFEKLLPKYISTKIYMSMAESFTSESASRMMAMKLATDNATDMIDRLTLMRNKARQAAITKEITEIVTSAEALK
- the atpD gene encoding F0F1 ATP synthase subunit beta, with protein sequence MGEMNYGTIVQVIGPTVDVRFKQESLPPILNAIRIEDKDKGINLVVEVAQHLGNDIVRCVAMSSTDGLIRGMKALDLGGPISMPVGEQTLGRIFNLLGETIDQKGPVANPENRWPIHRESPTFEEQVPVTTILETGIKVVDLLAPYAKGGKIGLFGGAGVGKTVIIMELIRNIATEHGGYSVFCGVGERTREGNDLYLEMSESGVLTKTSLVFGQMNEPPGARLRIALSGLTIAEYFRDEMNQDVLLFIDNIFRFVQAGSEVSALLGRMPSAVGYQPTLGTEMGELQERITSTNKGSITSVQAIYVPADDITDPAPATTFTHLDATTVLSRAISEMGIYPAVDPLDSTSRIMDPKIIGEEHYTVARNIQKILQRYKDLQDIIAILGMDELSEEDKQTVNRARKIQKYLSQPFFVAEAFTGTPGKYVKLVDTIKGFKMIIEGKVDDIPEQAFYMVGPIEEVLEKAEKLKAGV
- the atpC gene encoding ATP synthase F1 subunit epsilon, translating into MFKLIIITPEKIAYEAEVTSIIAPGDLGYLGVLADHAPLITSLKTGKLEITDASGSKTTMTLNGGFLEVLKNNVTILADSIT